AAAATTCTGTGACGTCATAATGTTCAGACAACTTGTCCGAATAACTATAACGCTGAGTATACTATCCTCAGATAGGACTCGCTAGTCTTTTTGAAAATTTGGGTTGAAGGTTTTCAAAAGTGAAAAGATTATGAAACAACTTTGTAACTGTTTTCATTTGCCTGCTATGAGAGAGACGAGTCGCTGACCGAGTCTCCCGAAATACAGGTGTTCTGAAGTCGCTAAGACGATCAAGTCGTTACGCATTGTAAGGTCACCTGACAGGGTATTTCCCTGTTCTGTCATGAATCGAATCGAACGAATACTCTCAAAAAGCGTTCCTTTACGTTCAAGTAAATGTGCTTCATCAGAATTTGCAGCAAGCAGAAAATCGTCGTACCGAGCGAACTGAGAAAAGGCAATCGTAGGTGCCTCACAAACGAGATCGTCCTCTTGATTGATACGAATGAAGCGAAAATCGGAATAATAGAAAAACCAGACTTCCTTCGACGAACAGACATTTAAGGCGTAGCAATCATCGATTGGATATTGACGATTCTTATACTGGACTACACCTGTATCGTCAAAAGCGACGAGACCAAATGCGCCATTCGAACTAGTTGCAGCATCAGCGTAGATTCCTTCGTCGAAATAACTGACCCAAATCCATCCTTGTTCATCGATTTGCATATTCTGAATCCCATCGTCTAAACAAAAGCTGTCTAGTAAATTCCCTTGAGGATCATAGACAAAGGCATTTGGTAACCACGTTCCATCTACATCGTCGTCACAACGGGAAGCGACGAGTAACAAACGTCCATCCGGAAAACGATCGACGAGCGAAAAAACAATTTCGCTTTTTTTAACGATCGTCGTCTTACGCCAATCATCCTTTAATTGATGAATGGAAAGGACGTGTTCATTGCGTGCTTCGTCGAGGGTTTCTTCGACGATCAAAATATGTCCGTCGACGGTGATCCCAGTCGCGACAGGACGACCCGACCGATAGGATGCAGTCAAACGACGGAGTGGAAAATGGGCAAGCGGGGATGTGAGCATGGCAGGACCTCCTGTTTGTTTAAAAAAACAGTCCGTCGTCAGACAGACTGCTAGTTGTTCAAACCGTTCGTTGACGGCGTTTGTAGATGACGTAGAAGATGATCAAGACGACGGCAGCAATCAGAACGCCGTTCGTGTACGGTGCAGCGACTTCCTTGATTGAACGCCAGTTCGTTCCGAGCGTTTCACCAAGATACAGGAACAAGATCGACCATGGGATGATGGCAAGCACCGTATAGAGAGAGAACTTCGTTTGGTCCATCTTCGCAAGACCAGCCGGAATCGAGATGGCATGACGAACGACAGGAATAAAACGAGCGCCAAAAATGACACCTTGTCCATATTTCAAGAACCAACGCTCAGCTAAATCCAGGTGATGCTCTGAGATTAAAACATACTTTCCGTATTTCAGGATAAGGGGACGACCGCCGTAACGAGCGAACCAATATAAGAATAATTGCGAGAATAATCCACCGATGACGGCAGCGACGATGGCGAGCGGCCAGCCGATCGTTCCTTGAGAAATCATGAATCCTCCATAAGAGAGGACGATTTCACTCGGTATGATTTCAATCATCAACCCGAGGGCGATGCCGAAATATCCGAGATCGGCAAGCGAAAGTAAAATCTGGTTGACGACTTGAGATAACACGTTAGACAACTCCTTTGTATCAGTTCATTTCTTTATTTTAGAGAACAAGCGGCGAAATGAAAAGGAAAAAAACGGAGACAATTCAAAAAACGGATTCGCAATTACGGCGAATCCGTCTTCTTTTTATAATACGACCGCGGCGATCGTACCGAAGATGATCAATGGAATGTTGTAGTGCAAGAACGTCGGAATGACCGTTTCACGCATGTGATCGTGCTGACCATCCGCATTTAGACCACTTGTTGGCCCGAGTGTCGAGTCTGATGCGGGACTACCCGCGTCACCGAGCGCACCGGCTGTACCGATGATCGCAATCGTCGCTTCTAAGCTGAATCCGTACTGGATACAGAGTGGAACGAAGATGGCAGCAATGATTGGAACGGTTGAGAAACTTGAACCAATCCCCATCGTGACGAGAAGACCGATCAACAGCATGACGAAGGCGGCAACGAGTTGGGAATCGCCCATCAATGCTTTTGAGTTCTCGACGAGTGGCTCGATATCGCCCGTCTTACGCAAGACGTTCGAGAATCCGTTCGCTGAGATCATGACGAAACCGATGAATGACATCATGCGCATACCGCGTGTAATGACGTCATCTGCTTCGCTGAAGCGAACAAGACGAAGCAACAAGAAGAGGATTAAACCAGTTGTTGCAGCGAGAATCATTGATCCGGTCTGCAGTTGAACGATCAAAGTCGCAATGACGACGATACCGCTTAAGGCAA
This region of Exiguobacterium acetylicum DSM 20416 genomic DNA includes:
- a CDS encoding DedA family protein, with amino-acid sequence MLSQVVNQILLSLADLGYFGIALGLMIEIIPSEIVLSYGGFMISQGTIGWPLAIVAAVIGGLFSQLFLYWFARYGGRPLILKYGKYVLISEHHLDLAERWFLKYGQGVIFGARFIPVVRHAISIPAGLAKMDQTKFSLYTVLAIIPWSILFLYLGETLGTNWRSIKEVAAPYTNGVLIAAVVLIIFYVIYKRRQRTV